The Microbispora sp. ZYX-F-249 sequence GTGGCGGGCCGCATCACCCCGGACACGGCCAAGGCCGCCATGCACCGCCGCATGGCCGAGCCCGGCAAGGGCGACTCCCCGGCCGGGGACGAGTAGGTTCCTCCGGGCGAGGACCGGCGAGGGGCGGGAACCCACCCGCCCCTCGTCGTATGGCTCCCCGTCGCCCGGCCCACATGCGCACGACGACAATCAGCCGGCGACGTCCTTGAAGGCGACGACCCTGCCGACGCGCAACCGCACCAGGAACTCCCCCGGCACGCCGTTGCGCCTGCCGTACTCCTCGGCCCGGTCCTCCCCCATGTAGCGGCCGCCGAGCACCGTCGCCCAGTGCCTCACCTCGTCGAGGTCGTCCGACAGCGTGGCCTCCCCCTCGATCATCACGTACGAGTACGGCGGCCGCTGGTCGTCGACGCACAGGGTCGCGCGCGGTTCGCGCCGCAGCTCGCGGGCCTTCACGCTGCTGTCGTGCGTGGTGAAAACCACGTCGTCCCCGTCGAGGGCGAACCAGATCGGGGTCACGTGCGGCCGGCCGTCCGCTCTGGTTATGGCGAGTTTGCCGGTCCTGGTGCCGCTCGTCGCGAACTCCCGCCACTCCGCCTCGGTCATCCTTTCCATGACCTCGAACCTAGGACACGTTCCGGCCGTTCACCCAGCGGCGTACTCCACCGGGGACGCCCCTGCCTCCAGCGCGACGCGCTGCCTCTTGGAAACAGACCCCTGTCGGAGGAGACGTTCGGCCGCAAGAGTGTCAGTGGCTATCGCTGCGCGCAGCCAGTCCCGCCGGCGGGCCTCGAACCCCTGAGCGCAGGAGCGCACGAAGTTGGTGACGACGGCGGACACCTTGGCCGGCGGGGTGGCGTCCTGTATCCCTCGATGCTCGGCATGTGGCCGTGGGCCTTCGAATAGTCGAAGTAGTCGGAGACAGTGGATTCGTAGTCCTGCTCGCGATACTTGAGGAGGCCACGAGGGCGGCCCTCTGCGGCCGGATGGAGACCCATGGTGCGCATCCTCGGCATCATCGGCCTGGAGTCGCTGTTCCGCATCTACGGCACCGCCGACTCCGCCGCGACCGCGCTCACCGGTTGAGCCGCCGTCCGGATCGGCCGCAAGTCACTCCCCGGAGGGCTGGCCGCGCATCAGGTGACCAATCGGCCCGGGAGCGACCATCCACTGCACTCGGACCCGAGCTGGAAAGCCCCACTGTTGTCACAACCGCGGACCGAGAAATAGTGAGAAAAACCGCACGGACCTTGGGGTCCGTCGTAACTGATGCATACCAGGGGGTCAGGTCCCGGCCCGCCCGCGTCCACGCT is a genomic window containing:
- a CDS encoding PPOX class F420-dependent oxidoreductase, which gives rise to MERMTEAEWREFATSGTRTGKLAITRADGRPHVTPIWFALDGDDVVFTTHDSSVKARELRREPRATLCVDDQRPPYSYVMIEGEATLSDDLDEVRHWATVLGGRYMGEDRAEEYGRRNGVPGEFLVRLRVGRVVAFKDVAG